tcctatggacggaaaaacgatcaacgtagaacgccattttaaattatgttttgtttttaagagactttcctaaattatcagtgggactcggttatttaatttttggtttctttgaactttgcataaaaacctatgttttattttaaaacttgtggcgccaacttgcatggttttaaacaagtccccctgagactttgataatgaatggtattcttttataaactatgttatgcgaatgttttgtaagtattagtctagggtgTTCTTTAcatatttggtcagttatacgtcccctggtcttcaggggacgtttccttttatatctgattacaggcatttaaagccatttatttgatttatacaaaaagagtaactacccaaaatatgtgggatagtattctgcagccttctctataaatagagagaccatgcaccattgtagaggaccgaaattctgatccttgagagaaaactctggagaattcgttcttgaagaattcctagagataatcttgagtttaataacaaagactcgtggactaggcagatttaactgctgaaccacgtaaaaatcgtgtgtttatattgttttattttaattggcaattttcagttattgtttacgtgctcttctttcactgtttgacgaaaaacggcgtcaacattgtGCAAGGAATATAAGTTACCTATAAATAACAAATTGAAATCAAAGTAAACATGATAAGCAAAAGATAAAATTGAATAAAAAGAAGTGTAGTTTGAATAAAATCCCACAAAATGCATCATTGCAGCAAccaaaaacatacatataaacaaCTACAACAACCATAAACAACAACaacataattcaattaattaaagcAAAAGACTATAAAAATGGGTAATACAcaataactttaaataaaaataaataaataaagagaattGACTAAAACTATACCCCAGTTGCCTTCATCGCATCTACAGCTTTATATGCATTTTCTATAGCCTTATCCAATTCAATGTCTGATAAAGAATCCAACAAAAGAGACTTTTGGATCTTCAGCAACTGCCTCTGCAACCTTAGTTGCAACTCCAGCAACTTTTGGATCTTTAGTAACTTGAGAATCAACAACCTCACCAGCAACATGACTAGCAACTTCATCAACCTGGGCAACTTGAGATGGAACTTGACAAGAACCATGAGAATCATCAACCTACATAATAAACATACAAATAAGCAAGCAAAAACATATCaatgagttttttttctttttttttttgcaaaataaaattaACTCAACCTTAGAATCCTCATCCTTGTTTCCTCCATTGTTTTTTCATGATTATCAtctttctcttcttcatcatcatcattgtcTTCTCCAAAACACTTTGCAttgtcttcatcatcatcatcactttCATCGTTATCTTCTTCAGATTGAtgcacttcttcttcttcagactCATCCTcctctttttcatcttcttctttcgaATTATTTTCAACCATTTCATCATCAACAATGTTGGTATTGTCCTCCTCAATATCATGAGAATCCTATTCAAAATATAAatacagaacaaaaataaaaaataaggaaCAAATAATGATAGGATAAAGCACAAAAAGTTCAAAAAGTAAACATGAAACAATACATACTTGTTTCCCTACAAAATGGGAACTAAATAACTTCTGAAGATTCAAAAATCCTTCATGAACATGACTCTTCAATGAAGACAACTCATTAATAACAATCTTGTGGCTCTCTTCTAATTTCTTGTTGCTTGCTTCTAATCTTGTGTTGCTTTCTTCTAATCTCTTGTTGCATGCCTCTAAAGCTAGCAACTGTGCATGCATGCTACTTAGCAAAACATGAGGCATCTCAGGCGTAGGAGATGAACAACCACCAGTATCAAAGTGAGGATGAATAGCAGGCAAAGAAGGTGAAGAATCACTAGCAATAGACCGAGGTGGAGTCTCTACAAAGTCATCATCTCCTAATGCAGCAACTCTAGAATTAGTTGCTCTATGTCCTTGAGCAACTCTAACATTATCAGCAACACCGATTTCATCCTCAATAGCTTCCTTTTCTTTTGGAAACAAACTGTTTATTTCTGAATTTTTTCTCTCCTTGGAAGTAGGATATATATTCCTCAATTTCAACTGCAATAAAAGTcaaatgtttttttatatatagatataaaaaAGAATATAATTAGAAGCATATTATTAAAAATGAAAATACCTCAGCAACATTCAAAGATAACAACTTGGTCATTTATGCAAATGTAGGTTGAATGGTGCTTGAACATTTGAGAATACATGGGATGGATCCTTGAGAGAGATGACAATATCTCCCATTCAAATATGGACAACACTCAAAAAGCCATACTTGGAAGGCATATGGAAATCCAAGCGACCTATAGAAAGCCTGTTCTTTTTTCTTGTCATCTTTGTTGCTCTCTTTTTTACTATTTTTTACAACAATCCTTTTCTTTAAAGGTTCAACAGTAGCCTTGAAAACTTCTTTACCCCAATGAAATTCAGAAAACTCACCACTATCAATAATATTAAAGTCTTCTTTGGGGACAATATTAGTTTCAAAAGAACTAAGCAATAAATTGTGCAGAAAATGCATCAATGTAATCTTCAAGGCATCCTCAtcattcttccattttttcccaTCAAAGAATTCTTTAAGAAGTTTCTTATTGATCTTCGAATGATCCTTGAAATATGTAGAATAAAGACCATTATCCTTTGAAACATATTTGATTTTATCTGTGAAGCCCACACACCGTAATCCGGTGACTAATGCAAACTCCCTTATCCCAAATCGAAGCTTCATGCCATTTACACCAACCCAAATCTCTAGCTTGTTGGGTTGTTGCAACTCTCTTAGCAATAGATTGTGTATAAGCTGATGTTGCATTGTGAACTCTGGCAGATTTAGGAAATGGCCAAAACAAGAATCACCAAAATCACTAACTTGCTTTGTTGAAAGCTTCTCATGGATAGCTTGAATCAAAGAATATTTGATTGTAGAAGCAATTTTTGAAGAACAGCAATTATCCGGATGAATTAGAAAATTCATACCCTATAAAACATAGCAAAAGAATACACAATATTATAtagaaaaatacaaatattaataaattaagccACAATCAGCAATCCATAAAAAAACATGTTAATTAACCATTAAAACTACAAAAGCAACCCAAACAACTTCTTAAGCAAAACACATCAACCTATTAAGCACACAAAGAACAACCAATTAAGCAACCATTGAAACTGTTAATCAACCCATAATATGCATTAACAACATATAAAACTAATAAAGCAACCCTGTAAAATTCAAACGTCATAGAAAAGCAACACAGAACAACTAATCAAGCAACACAAACAGCAACCACTTAAGCAACCCTTGAAAGAATACAACAACCCTACCTAGCAACCCTTTCTAGCAACAAATAAAGCAACCCTATAAACTTTGAATCAACCCTATAAACAATACGTAAATAAGTATCTCTCAGTCACATTACAGTCAGTTCAGCAACTCCTCTATCTCCATTCACCATTCGCTTTCAGTGTCTTATTATACTAGACTATGAGACTATATATCAataacactatatatatatatttatatgtgtattATCAAAGCCAATCGCAAGATATAAAATGAAATTAAGGCATGATTAAGAAACCTTCAAAAGACCTAACCAcctcataatactaatcaacaacataaaaaacAACATATTTAACAATCCTATAAAATCCTAAGAAATTCATAGACAACATTTAAACAAT
The genomic region above belongs to Humulus lupulus chromosome 1, drHumLupu1.1, whole genome shotgun sequence and contains:
- the LOC133814374 gene encoding uncharacterized protein LOC133814374, which encodes MVHTRFSSASPASQTNIPNSKSNMKSAVASGMNFLIHPDNCCSSKIASTIKYSLIQAIHEKLSTKQVSDFGDSCFGHFLNLPEFTMQHQLIHNLLLRELQQPNKLEIWVGVNGMKLRFGIREFALVTGLRCVGFTDKIKYVSKDNGLYSTYFKDHSKINKKLLKEFFDGKKWKNDEDALKITLMHFLHNLLLSSFETNIVPKEDFNIIDSGEFSEFHWGKEVFKATVEPLKKRIVVKNSKKESNKDDKKKEQAFYRSLGFPYAFQLKLRNIYPTSKERKNSEINSLFPKEKEAIEDEIGVADNVRVAQGHRATNSRVAALGDDDFVETPPRSIASDSSPSLPAIHPHFDTGGCSSPTPEMPHVLLSSMHAQLLALEACNKRLEESNTRLEASNKKLEESHKIVINELSSLKSHVHEGFLNLQKLFSSHFVGKQDSHDIEEDNTNIVDDEMVENNSKEEDEKEEDESEEEEVHQSEEDNDESDDDDEDNAKCFGEDNDDDEEEKDDNHEKTMEETRMRILRLMILMVLVKFHLKLPRLMKLLVMLLVRLLILKLLKIQKLLELQLRLQRQLLKIQKSLLLDSLSDIELDKAIENAYKAVDAMKATGV